One stretch of Miscanthus floridulus cultivar M001 chromosome 18, ASM1932011v1, whole genome shotgun sequence DNA includes these proteins:
- the LOC136524361 gene encoding two-component response regulator ORR24-like translates to MVKAIKHGACDYMVKPVRPEMVKNIWMHVVRKSKSNPRNKVSSRNDNPSQMVQSLDDENGEKDDAKHTRKHWKKNRKDGDGAEKDEDISTQKKQRVEWSSQLHSKFVEAINHIGMDKAVPKKILEVMNVDCISRQNVASHLQKYRMYLKNWKEGTLKYSAFVDEQQAWLNGKTHVDNNMSVPECSSTNISNEHPPLGTSTSFPSSRSGISYASKLRASILGSNKGIPFDPDSFFEEIAGGEMSEALQSPELANHPSVQMQSLSTDQVAPSSHLPLQSPELVNQPSFQIQSSSVGMFNQVAREPPQFTRFRNSSNSWTTGVSSSFHEIGQNVGMSVGPSQRNNIFMNQLPRLVASSHSVPTSRNEYQNQMAGQ, encoded by the exons ATGGTGAAGGCGATAAAGCATGGAGCTTGTGACTATATGGTGAAGCCAGTACGCCCTGAAATGGTCAAGAACATATGGATGCATGTGGTGAGGAAGAGCAAGAGTAATCCAAGGAACAAAGTCAGCAGCAGAAATGATAATCCTAGTCAAATGGTGCAATCTTTGGATGATGAGAATGGTGAAAAGGATGATGCAAAGCACACCAGGAAGCATTGGAAGaagaacagaaaagatggagATGGTGCTGAAAAGGATGAGGACATATCGACCCAGAAAAAGCAAAGGGTCGAGTGGTCTAGTCAGCTACACTCCAAGTTTGTGGAAGCCATCAATCACATTGGCATGGACA AGGCTGTTCCGAAGAAAATACTCGAAGTGATGAATGTAGACTGTATCAGTAGACAGAACGTTGCAAGTCATCTGCAG AAGTATCGTATGTACTTGAAAAACTGGAAAGAGGGCACACTCAAGTACTCAGCATTTGTGGATGAACAACAAGCATGGCTGAATGGCAAGACACACGTTGATAACAACATGAGTGTACCAGAATGTTCATCTACAAACATTTCAAATGAGCATCCACCATTGGGCACAAGCACGAGCTTTCCTTCATCTCGTTCTGGCATCTCCTATGCAAGCAAATTGCGTGCCAGTATTTTGGGGTCGAACAAAGGTATTCCATTTGATCCTGACAGCTTCTTTGAAGAAATAGCAGGTGGTGAGATGTCGGAAGCATTGCAGTCTCCTGAGTTGGCAAACCACCCTTCGGTTCAAATGCAATCATTGTCTACTGACCAAGTGGCTCCTTCGAGTCATTTACCATTACAGTCACCTGAGTTGGTGAACCAACCTTCATTTCAGATTCAGTCATCTTCTGTTGGCATGTTCAACCAAGTTGCCAGGGAGCCTCCCCAGTTTACCAGATTTAGAAACTCTAGCAACTCCTGGACAACTGGTGTGTCGTCCAGTTTCCATGAAATTGGTCAAAATGTTGGAATGTCTGTTGGTCCATCACAAAGAAACAACATCTTCATGAACCAGTTGCCGAGACTAGTAGCCTCTTCTCACAGTGTTCCAACTTCTAGAAATGAATATCAAAACCAAATGGCTGGACAATAG
- the LOC136521595 gene encoding large ribosomal subunit protein bL35c-like, with translation MALSLSLARPAPLAVSAGAGARKLPAASLAFPGKSFFGAPLAATAASVASPLPRKPATSTSLEVVAAGKKGYKMKTHKASAKRFRVTGRGKIVRRCAGKQHLLAKKNTKRKKRLSKMVQVNKSDYDNVTGALPYLKVNRKAN, from the exons ATGGCGCTGTCCCTCTCCCTCGCGCGCCCCGCGCCCCTCGCCGTCTCCGCCGGCGCCGGAGCCAGGAAGCTCCCCGCAGCCAGCCTCGCCTTCCCGGGCAAATCCTTCTTCGGCGCGCCGCTGGCAGCCACCGCGGCCTCCGTCGCGTCGCCGCTCCCGCGCAAGCCGGCcacctccacctcgctcgaggtcgTCGCGGCGGGGAAGAAGGGGTACAAGATGAAGACGCACAAG GCGTCGGCGAAGCGGTTCCGGGTGACGGGGAGGGGCAAGATCGTGCGCCGGTGCGCCGGGAAGCAGCACTTGCTCGCCAAGAAGAACACCAAGCGCAAGAAGAGGCTCTCCAAGATG GTCCAAGTCAACAAGAGTGACTACGACAATGTGACGGGTGCACTGCCCTACCTCAAAGTGAATAGGAAAGCAAACTGA